A stretch of the Papaver somniferum cultivar HN1 chromosome 6, ASM357369v1, whole genome shotgun sequence genome encodes the following:
- the LOC113288311 gene encoding uncharacterized protein LOC113288311, whose product MLFPPFPQAWRLKQRYFAKCENLDSFSSSSYLVCNQIPDIDPKLLHFCHLFMYGADLRLSQVISGASKLFECQPPQLSNLRILELQTYLRKNCFPAIAYLLKISPKLESLYIQINKDYSDEPLVYPFFDEIISDPQNVGDDWETEVSLPCMMHHLKFVKLIPVQGRINELKFLELLLRNAAVLERVILCCEWGPGKTTTRLTNFCEKLHTFSRVSSAVTFMCF is encoded by the exons ATGCTGTTCCCACCATTTCCCCAAGCCTGGCGCCTGAAACAGCGTTACTTCGCGAAATGTGAAAACCTAGACTCTTTCTCAAGTTCATCTTATTTGGTCTGTAATCAGATTCCAGACATAGATCCGAAGCTGCTACATTTCTGCCATTTATTTATGTACGGTGCCGACTTGAG GTTATCTCAGGTTATCTCAGGAGCTTCTAAATTATTTGAATGTCAACCACCTCAGTTATCTAATTTACGAATTTTGGAGTTACAAACATACCTTCGAAAAAACTGCTTTCCTGCAATAGCGTATTTACTCAAGATTTCTCCTAAACTTGAATCCCTTTACATCCAAATAAACAAG GATTATTCAGACGAGCCTCTAGTATATCCATTCTTTGATGAG ATAATTTCTGATCCACAAAATGTAGGAGATGATTGGGAAACAGAAGTATCACTGCCATGCATGATGCATCACCTGAAGTTTGTTAAGCTTATACCTGTCCAAGGTCGCATTAATGAACTCAAGTTTCTGGAGCTTTTGCTAAGGAATGCAGCAGTCTTGGAAAGAGTGATTCTTTGCTGTGAGTGGGGTCCTGGTAAGACAACGACACGGTTGACGAATTTCTGTGAGAAGCTACATACATTTTCAAGAGTGTCTTCAGCTGTCACATTTATGTGCTTCTAA
- the LOC113288310 gene encoding probable inositol transporter 2 isoform X1 has translation MEGGIHPGTDPSAFRECFSLAWKNPYVLRLAFSAGIGGLLFGYDTGVISGALLYIRDDFKAVDRETVLQESIVSMAVAGAIIGASIGGWMTDRFGRKTSILVADFLFFLGSIIMAAAANPAMLIGGRIFVGIGVGMASMTAPLYISEASPAKIRGALVSTNGFLITGGQFLSYLINLALTKAPGTWRWMLGIAGLPALLQFVLMWLLPESPRWLYRKGREEEAKVILRKIYPSNEVEKEIQDLKASVEKETTKEGSSEKINFIELLKTKTVRRGLIAGVGLQIFQQFVGINTVMYYSPTIVQLAGIASNQTALLLSLVTAGLNALGSIVSIYFIDRTGRKKLLVISLSGVIISLGVLSSVFHETTSHSPAVSRQETARFSNYSCPSYGSARSTDWNCMKCLKASSPDCGFCASGNNKLSPGACLISNSTVKDLCHSDDRLWYTRGCPSKYGWLALIGLALYIIFFSPGMGTVPWIVNSEIYPLRFRGVCGGIAATANWISNLIVAQSFLSLTEAIGTSWTFFIFGVISVNALLFVLVYVPETKGLPIEEVEKMLEERALHFKLWNKRPEPLHKNSSV, from the exons ATGGAGGGAGGCATACATCCAGGAACTGATCCTTCAGCTTTCAGAGAGTGTTTTTCTCTAGCATGGAAGAATCCTTATGTTCTTCGTCTTGCTTTTTCTGCCGGAATCGGTGGCCTCCTCTTTGGCTACGATACAG GAGTAATTTCAGGAGCTCTTCTTTACATAAGAGATGACTTCAAGGCTGTTGACAGGGAGACTGTTCTACAA GAAAGTATCGTGAGCATGGCAGTTGCAGGAGCCATAATAGGAGCTTCCATTGGAGGATGGATGACAGACCGGTTTGGAAGAAAAACCTCAATCCTTGTTGCTGACTTCCTCTTCTTTCTCGGGTCAATAATCATGGCTGCAGCAGCGAATCCCGCTATGCTCATTGGAGGACGAATTTTTGTGGGTATTGGTGTTGGAATGGCCTCGATGACTGCCCCACTCTATATATCCGAGGCTTCTCCTGCCAAAATCCGAGGAGCTTTAGTCAGTACCAATGGCTTCCTTATAACAGGAGGCCAGTTTCTATCTTACCTCATAAATTTAGCCCTCACCAAG GCACCTGGAACGTGGAGATGGATGCTTGGAATTGCTGGACTTCCAGCCCTGTTACAGTTCGTGCTAATGTGGCTTCTTCCAGAGTCACCACGTTGGCTTTACAGAAAG GGAAGGGAGGAAGAAGCCAAAGtaatattaagaaaaatataCCCATCAAATGAGGTCGAAAAAGAGATTCAAGATCTGAAAGCCTCAGTGGAAAAGGAGACAACAAAAGAGGGCTCTTCAGAGAAAATCAACTTCATTGAGCTGTTGAAAACCAAGACTGTTAGGAGAGGTCTAATCGCAGGTGTTGGGCTTCAAATTTTCCAACAATTTGTAGGAATTAATACAGTTATGTATTACAGTCCTACCATAGTTCAGCTAGCTGGTATTGCATCTAACCAAACAGCATTGCTTCTCTCTCTTGTTACCGCGGGTCTCAATGCCTTGGGATCCATTGTCAGTATTTACTTCATTGACCGGACGGGGAGGAAGAAGCTTCTAGTTATTAGTTTGAGTGGTGTCATCATATCTCTTGGAGTTCTATCGTCTGTATTCCATGAAACAACTTCTCATTCACCAGCCGTTAGCAGGCAGGAAACGGCTCGTTTCTCGAATTACAGTTGCCCCAGTTATGGATCAGCAAGGTCCACTGACTGGAACTGCATGAAGTGCTTAAAGGCTTCATCTCCAGATTGCGGATTCTGTGCTTCTGGTAACAATAAG TTATCTCCAGGGGCTTGTTTGATCTCAAATTCAACAGTGAAAGATCTTTGCCATAGCGATGATCGACTCTGGTACACAAGAGGTTGCCCTAGTAAATACGGCTGGTTGGCATTGATTGGACTAGCTCTGTACATTATATTTTTTTCACCAGGAATGGGTACTGTACCATGGATTGTAAACTCAGAAATCTATCCACTGAGATTCAGGGGGGTCTGCGGAGGAATAGCTGCCACTGCAAACTGGATTTCAAACCTGATAGTTGCTCAGTCCTTCCTTTCATTAACAGAAGCCATTGGTACCTCATGGACATTTTTTATATTTGGGGTAATCTCTGTCAATGCACTATTGTTTGTCCTTGTTTACGTGCCAGAAACCAAAGGCCTACCAATTGAGGAGGTGGAGAAGATGCTGGAAGAGAGAGCTCTACACTTCAAATTATGGAACAAGAGACCAGAACCCTTGCACAAAAATTCAAGTGTATGA
- the LOC113288310 gene encoding probable inositol transporter 2 isoform X2: MAVAGAIIGASIGGWMTDRFGRKTSILVADFLFFLGSIIMAAAANPAMLIGGRIFVGIGVGMASMTAPLYISEASPAKIRGALVSTNGFLITGGQFLSYLINLALTKAPGTWRWMLGIAGLPALLQFVLMWLLPESPRWLYRKGREEEAKVILRKIYPSNEVEKEIQDLKASVEKETTKEGSSEKINFIELLKTKTVRRGLIAGVGLQIFQQFVGINTVMYYSPTIVQLAGIASNQTALLLSLVTAGLNALGSIVSIYFIDRTGRKKLLVISLSGVIISLGVLSSVFHETTSHSPAVSRQETARFSNYSCPSYGSARSTDWNCMKCLKASSPDCGFCASGNNKLSPGACLISNSTVKDLCHSDDRLWYTRGCPSKYGWLALIGLALYIIFFSPGMGTVPWIVNSEIYPLRFRGVCGGIAATANWISNLIVAQSFLSLTEAIGTSWTFFIFGVISVNALLFVLVYVPETKGLPIEEVEKMLEERALHFKLWNKRPEPLHKNSSV; encoded by the exons ATGGCAGTTGCAGGAGCCATAATAGGAGCTTCCATTGGAGGATGGATGACAGACCGGTTTGGAAGAAAAACCTCAATCCTTGTTGCTGACTTCCTCTTCTTTCTCGGGTCAATAATCATGGCTGCAGCAGCGAATCCCGCTATGCTCATTGGAGGACGAATTTTTGTGGGTATTGGTGTTGGAATGGCCTCGATGACTGCCCCACTCTATATATCCGAGGCTTCTCCTGCCAAAATCCGAGGAGCTTTAGTCAGTACCAATGGCTTCCTTATAACAGGAGGCCAGTTTCTATCTTACCTCATAAATTTAGCCCTCACCAAG GCACCTGGAACGTGGAGATGGATGCTTGGAATTGCTGGACTTCCAGCCCTGTTACAGTTCGTGCTAATGTGGCTTCTTCCAGAGTCACCACGTTGGCTTTACAGAAAG GGAAGGGAGGAAGAAGCCAAAGtaatattaagaaaaatataCCCATCAAATGAGGTCGAAAAAGAGATTCAAGATCTGAAAGCCTCAGTGGAAAAGGAGACAACAAAAGAGGGCTCTTCAGAGAAAATCAACTTCATTGAGCTGTTGAAAACCAAGACTGTTAGGAGAGGTCTAATCGCAGGTGTTGGGCTTCAAATTTTCCAACAATTTGTAGGAATTAATACAGTTATGTATTACAGTCCTACCATAGTTCAGCTAGCTGGTATTGCATCTAACCAAACAGCATTGCTTCTCTCTCTTGTTACCGCGGGTCTCAATGCCTTGGGATCCATTGTCAGTATTTACTTCATTGACCGGACGGGGAGGAAGAAGCTTCTAGTTATTAGTTTGAGTGGTGTCATCATATCTCTTGGAGTTCTATCGTCTGTATTCCATGAAACAACTTCTCATTCACCAGCCGTTAGCAGGCAGGAAACGGCTCGTTTCTCGAATTACAGTTGCCCCAGTTATGGATCAGCAAGGTCCACTGACTGGAACTGCATGAAGTGCTTAAAGGCTTCATCTCCAGATTGCGGATTCTGTGCTTCTGGTAACAATAAG TTATCTCCAGGGGCTTGTTTGATCTCAAATTCAACAGTGAAAGATCTTTGCCATAGCGATGATCGACTCTGGTACACAAGAGGTTGCCCTAGTAAATACGGCTGGTTGGCATTGATTGGACTAGCTCTGTACATTATATTTTTTTCACCAGGAATGGGTACTGTACCATGGATTGTAAACTCAGAAATCTATCCACTGAGATTCAGGGGGGTCTGCGGAGGAATAGCTGCCACTGCAAACTGGATTTCAAACCTGATAGTTGCTCAGTCCTTCCTTTCATTAACAGAAGCCATTGGTACCTCATGGACATTTTTTATATTTGGGGTAATCTCTGTCAATGCACTATTGTTTGTCCTTGTTTACGTGCCAGAAACCAAAGGCCTACCAATTGAGGAGGTGGAGAAGATGCTGGAAGAGAGAGCTCTACACTTCAAATTATGGAACAAGAGACCAGAACCCTTGCACAAAAATTCAAGTGTATGA